In Thermus antranikianii DSM 12462, one DNA window encodes the following:
- the thiC gene encoding phosphomethylpyrimidine synthase ThiC has protein sequence MTQLEAARKGIVTEEMAYVAEKEGVSPEFVREGVASGRIVIPRNPNHRTLRDFKGIGEGLSVKVNANLGTSYDYVNLEEEVEKARVAIQYGADTIMDLSTGGDLKAIRERILEVATVPLGTVPIYEAEFRAAKRKSFFDMSADELFEVIEEHGRQGVDYITVHVGVTLKNLEVYRNSSRTTGIVSRGGGLLAAWMLHRGEENPLYARFDDLLDIARTYDMTLSLGDGLRPGSLADSTDRAQIAELLTIGELVERARRAGVQAMVEGPGHIPLNEVATNVQIQKKLTGHAPFYILGMLPVDTAAGFDHIAGAIGGALAGWMGADMLCYLTPAEHLGLPTPEHVKEGVIAFKIAAHAADVARGNPRALERNRRMSEARYRLDWEGQFALCLYPEEARRLKEERGSRTKACSMCGPFCPMNLVEAVLRGKARMELQGAPYVHDPVG, from the coding sequence ATGACCCAGCTGGAAGCGGCAAGGAAGGGCATCGTGACCGAGGAGATGGCTTATGTGGCGGAGAAGGAGGGGGTTTCCCCTGAGTTTGTGCGGGAAGGGGTGGCGTCCGGGCGGATCGTGATTCCTAGGAACCCCAACCACCGCACCCTTCGGGACTTCAAGGGGATCGGGGAAGGGCTCAGCGTGAAGGTGAACGCCAACCTGGGTACTTCCTACGACTACGTCAACCTCGAGGAGGAGGTGGAAAAGGCCAGGGTGGCCATCCAATACGGGGCGGACACCATCATGGATCTCTCCACAGGGGGGGACTTGAAGGCCATCCGGGAAAGAATCCTCGAGGTGGCCACCGTTCCTTTGGGCACCGTGCCCATCTATGAGGCGGAGTTCCGCGCCGCCAAGCGGAAGAGCTTCTTCGACATGTCCGCGGACGAGCTTTTCGAGGTCATAGAGGAACACGGGCGGCAGGGGGTGGACTACATCACCGTGCACGTGGGGGTTACCCTGAAGAACCTGGAGGTTTACCGGAATTCCTCCCGGACCACGGGGATTGTGAGCCGGGGTGGAGGGCTTCTCGCCGCCTGGATGCTCCACCGGGGAGAGGAGAACCCCCTTTACGCCCGCTTTGACGACCTCCTGGACATTGCCCGCACCTACGACATGACCCTCTCTTTGGGCGACGGCCTCAGGCCGGGGTCCCTGGCGGACAGCACCGACCGGGCCCAGATCGCCGAGCTCCTCACCATCGGGGAACTGGTGGAAAGGGCCCGCCGGGCGGGGGTGCAGGCGATGGTGGAAGGACCGGGCCACATTCCTTTGAACGAGGTGGCCACCAACGTGCAGATCCAGAAGAAGCTCACGGGCCATGCTCCCTTCTACATCCTGGGGATGCTTCCCGTGGATACCGCCGCTGGCTTCGACCACATCGCCGGGGCCATCGGAGGCGCCTTGGCCGGTTGGATGGGGGCGGATATGCTCTGCTACCTGACCCCGGCGGAGCACCTGGGCCTGCCCACCCCTGAGCACGTGAAGGAAGGGGTGATCGCCTTTAAAATCGCTGCCCATGCCGCCGATGTGGCCCGGGGGAACCCGCGGGCGTTGGAGAGGAACCGGCGCATGTCCGAGGCCCGCTACCGCCTGGACTGGGAAGGCCAGTTCGCTCTTTGCCTTTATCCTGAGGAGGCCCGCCGCCTCAAGGAGGAGCGGGGCTCGAGGACCAAGGCCTGCAGCATGTGCGGCCCCTTCTGCCCCATGAACCTGGTGGAGGCGGTCTTACGGGGCAAGGCCCGGATGGAGCTTCAAGGTGCACCCTACGTCCACGACCCCGTGGGCTAG
- a CDS encoding sulfite exporter TauE/SafE family protein yields the protein MAFLMGFLIAFAIGVTGVGAGTITAPLLILGLGLSPEIAVGTALLFGFLVKVPAGAVYLFRRQVAGRVLGLLLLGGLPGVLLGSLLLVHLKGAKDMVLLLVGLTVVVSAGLGLYRSLARLTLSRERPWLLPPAAFGIGLEVGFSSAGAGALGSLLLLYATRLTPQQVVGTDILFGLVLSLVGGGVHLHFGQVDPKLLLSLSLGGIVGASLGALVATRVPKQPFRVALLLWLLFIGAQLVWRGVAHG from the coding sequence ATGGCCTTCCTCATGGGCTTCCTGATCGCCTTCGCCATTGGGGTCACTGGGGTGGGGGCCGGCACCATCACCGCCCCCCTCCTCATCCTGGGCCTGGGCCTTTCCCCGGAGATCGCGGTGGGCACGGCCCTTCTCTTCGGTTTTCTGGTCAAGGTTCCCGCCGGCGCCGTCTACCTCTTTAGGCGCCAGGTGGCGGGTAGGGTGCTGGGCCTCCTCCTTTTGGGGGGGCTCCCCGGGGTCCTGCTGGGCAGCCTCCTCCTGGTTCACCTTAAGGGGGCCAAGGACATGGTCCTCCTCCTGGTGGGGCTCACCGTGGTGGTTTCAGCGGGACTTGGGCTCTACCGGAGCCTAGCCCGGCTAACCCTGAGCCGGGAACGGCCCTGGCTCCTGCCTCCCGCCGCCTTCGGGATTGGCCTCGAGGTGGGCTTCTCCTCGGCAGGAGCAGGGGCCCTGGGCAGCCTCCTCCTGCTCTACGCCACCCGCCTTACCCCCCAGCAGGTGGTGGGCACGGACATCCTCTTCGGCCTGGTCCTCTCCCTGGTGGGGGGTGGGGTGCACCTCCACTTCGGCCAGGTGGACCCAAAGCTCCTCCTTTCCCTAAGCCTAGGAGGGATCGTGGGGGCCAGCCTGGGGGCCCTCGTGGCCACCCGCGTGCCCAAGCAGCCCTTCCGGGTAGCCCTCCTCCTCTGGCTTCTCTTCATCGGTGCTCAGCTGGTCTGGCGGGGGGTGGCCCATGGCTAA
- a CDS encoding NAD(P)/FAD-dependent oxidoreductase, with the protein MRVEVAVVGAGIIGTLAAYELRKRGLSVLLLDAGKEGAATLASAGMLAPYPEGLSGEVLEAALFGLEYYPGLLEELAAKGWKVEAGFSGTQVVALSQVEKEAWEAQESLSYPVRGGRGARTFPGGYVHPKALREALLKALEVMETPFLQAEVEEVKEGGVRGRWREEPFTAQARFVLLAVGAWGSRFGLGVRPLKGEALVLEGPAPPAPLFAGEGYLLPREGGVYVGATQREGWAQGVDLFGLRWLSDYAHERFPLLAGARFREALWGYRPVGELFVGEVERGVLAAVGHGRNGVLLAPWTAKRILELLGV; encoded by the coding sequence GTGAGGGTAGAGGTGGCGGTGGTGGGGGCGGGGATTATCGGAACCCTCGCCGCCTACGAGCTCAGGAAGCGGGGGCTTTCCGTCCTCCTCCTAGATGCCGGTAAGGAGGGAGCGGCTACCCTGGCCAGTGCGGGGATGCTGGCTCCTTATCCCGAGGGGCTTTCCGGGGAGGTTTTGGAGGCGGCCCTTTTCGGCCTAGAGTACTATCCAGGCCTCCTCGAGGAGCTTGCCGCCAAGGGATGGAAGGTGGAGGCGGGGTTTAGCGGCACCCAGGTGGTGGCCCTGTCCCAGGTGGAAAAGGAGGCCTGGGAGGCCCAGGAGTCCTTGTCCTACCCGGTTCGGGGTGGAAGGGGAGCGCGTACCTTCCCTGGGGGGTATGTCCATCCCAAGGCCCTCCGCGAGGCCTTACTGAAAGCTTTGGAGGTCATGGAAACCCCTTTCCTTCAAGCCGAGGTGGAGGAGGTGAAGGAAGGGGGAGTGCGAGGGCGCTGGCGGGAGGAGCCCTTTACCGCCCAGGCCCGGTTCGTCCTCCTGGCCGTGGGCGCCTGGGGTAGCCGATTTGGCCTTGGGGTCCGGCCCCTGAAGGGGGAGGCCTTGGTCCTCGAGGGCCCGGCTCCTCCTGCCCCCCTTTTCGCTGGGGAAGGGTACCTCCTTCCCCGGGAGGGTGGGGTATACGTGGGGGCCACCCAGCGAGAGGGATGGGCTCAAGGAGTGGATCTATTCGGCCTAAGGTGGCTTTCCGACTACGCCCACGAGCGCTTTCCCCTGCTGGCAGGGGCCAGGTTCCGGGAGGCCCTTTGGGGGTACAGGCCGGTGGGAGAGCTTTTCGTGGGTGAGGTGGAAAGGGGAGTGCTGGCTGCGGTGGGCCATGGAAGGAACGGCGTCCTCCTGGCCCCGTGGACGGCGAAGAGGATTCTCGAGCTTTTGGGGGTGTAG
- the sat gene encoding sulfate adenylyltransferase: MVETLPQVTIGEDERLDLENLATGAFHPVRGFMTREETLSVAQEMRLPSGEVWTIPILLQLQERPRVDKGDQVILVHREKPVALLQVEDAYELDLKALARQVFGTESEAHPGVKKLLTKGPYALGGRVEVLAWRPRSAQLEKTPEEMRAFFREKGWSRVVAFQTRNAPHRAHEYLIRLGLELADGVLVHPILGAKKEDDFPTEVIVKAYQALIEGFLPRERVALFGLATPMRYAGPREAVFHALVRKNFGATHFLVGRDHAGVGDFYDPYAAHRIFDQLPPLGIEIVKVGAVFHCPICGGIASERTCPDHHRERRISISMTKVRSLLREGKTPPAELVRPELIPILQEGV, from the coding sequence ATGGTGGAAACCCTACCCCAGGTGACCATTGGCGAGGACGAGCGGCTGGACCTAGAAAACCTGGCCACGGGAGCCTTCCACCCTGTGCGAGGCTTTATGACTCGGGAGGAAACCCTTTCCGTGGCCCAGGAGATGCGCCTTCCTTCGGGAGAAGTTTGGACAATTCCCATCCTCCTCCAGCTCCAGGAGCGACCCCGGGTGGACAAGGGGGATCAGGTGATCCTCGTGCACCGGGAAAAGCCGGTGGCCCTTCTCCAGGTAGAGGACGCCTACGAGCTGGACCTCAAGGCCCTGGCCCGCCAGGTGTTCGGTACGGAAAGCGAAGCCCACCCCGGGGTCAAGAAGCTCCTCACCAAGGGGCCCTACGCCCTCGGGGGACGAGTAGAGGTGTTGGCCTGGAGACCCCGGTCTGCACAGCTGGAGAAAACCCCTGAGGAGATGCGGGCTTTCTTCCGGGAAAAGGGCTGGAGTAGGGTGGTGGCCTTTCAAACCCGCAACGCCCCCCACCGGGCCCACGAGTACCTAATCCGGTTGGGACTGGAGCTGGCCGATGGAGTTCTAGTCCATCCCATCCTGGGTGCCAAGAAAGAGGACGACTTCCCCACGGAGGTCATCGTTAAGGCTTACCAAGCCCTCATAGAAGGCTTTTTGCCCCGGGAACGGGTGGCCCTGTTTGGCCTTGCCACCCCGATGCGCTACGCCGGCCCCCGGGAAGCGGTATTCCACGCCCTTGTGCGCAAGAACTTCGGGGCCACCCACTTCCTGGTGGGCCGGGATCATGCAGGGGTAGGAGATTTTTACGATCCTTACGCAGCCCACCGCATCTTTGACCAGCTTCCCCCCTTGGGCATCGAGATCGTGAAGGTGGGCGCGGTCTTTCACTGCCCCATCTGCGGCGGGATCGCCTCGGAAAGAACCTGCCCCGACCACCACCGGGAGAGGCGGATCTCCATCAGCATGACCAAGGTGCGGTCCCTCTTAAGGGAAGGCAAAACCCCACCCGCCGAACTGGTACGACCTGAACTGATCCCTATCCTTCAAGAAGGAGTCTAG
- the thiS gene encoding sulfur carrier protein ThiS: MVWLNGEAKPLEGKTLREVLEELDVDLSRVAVLLNEEAYLGRELPHHVLKEGDVVEVVTLMQGG; encoded by the coding sequence ATGGTGTGGCTTAACGGGGAGGCTAAGCCCCTCGAGGGCAAGACGCTCAGGGAGGTTCTGGAGGAGCTGGATGTGGATCTTTCCCGGGTGGCGGTCCTCCTCAACGAGGAGGCCTACCTGGGGCGGGAGCTTCCTCACCACGTCCTGAAGGAGGGGGATGTGGTGGAGGTGGTCACCCTCATGCAAGGAGGCTAG
- a CDS encoding precorrin-2 dehydrogenase/sirohydrochlorin ferrochelatase family protein, whose translation MTYFPLMLNLRDRPVLLIAGGPETGAKLQALLEAQAQVTVLAEEDHWNLADLAKEGRIRWLPRGYREGDLEGFFLVVSHPRDKGIHPQVKAEAERRRVFLVAVDDPENATAILPAVVRRGELVVALSTSGAAPALAVRLKERFLRLLGPEYGELVAYLRHLRPRIAEIPCFEERKRLWYRLVDLALEELDLDPEAGLTRAKEKVEEVLAEVQPWTR comes from the coding sequence ATGACCTACTTTCCCCTCATGCTGAACCTGAGGGACAGGCCGGTTCTCCTAATCGCCGGCGGCCCGGAGACGGGGGCCAAGCTCCAAGCCCTCTTGGAGGCCCAGGCCCAGGTTACCGTCCTGGCTGAGGAGGACCATTGGAATCTGGCGGACTTGGCCAAGGAGGGAAGGATCCGCTGGCTTCCCCGAGGTTATCGGGAAGGGGACCTCGAGGGCTTCTTCCTGGTGGTGAGCCATCCCCGGGACAAGGGGATCCACCCCCAGGTAAAGGCAGAAGCGGAAAGGCGAAGGGTGTTTTTGGTGGCGGTGGACGACCCGGAAAACGCCACCGCCATCCTCCCCGCCGTGGTGCGAAGGGGGGAGTTGGTGGTGGCCCTTTCCACCTCTGGGGCTGCCCCTGCCTTGGCGGTGCGCCTAAAGGAGCGTTTTCTTCGGCTTTTGGGTCCAGAGTACGGGGAACTTGTAGCCTACCTGCGCCACCTTAGGCCACGGATAGCGGAGATCCCCTGCTTCGAAGAGCGCAAGCGGCTTTGGTACCGCCTAGTGGATTTGGCCTTAGAGGAACTTGACCTGGATCCGGAGGCCGGCCTGACCAGGGCCAAGGAAAAGGTGGAGGAAGTGCTTGCGGAGGTTCAGCCATGGACAAGGTAA
- a CDS encoding nitrite/sulfite reductase has product MAGLSAEVEAEIQYLEAMIARLEAGEEDPEDFRVYRLKNGIYGIRGRPEHHMVRIKLPVGRVSPEALRVLAEVAERYAENRLAHVTTRQAVQLHHVHRRDVPHVLRAVNRVGLTTREACGHSIRAITCCPYAGVSPEEPFDVTPYAEAAYRYFLRHPVGQNLPRKFKIAFEGCATDHARTPIHDIGVVAAVEGGKRGFRLYVGGGLGAAPMSAELLEPFTPEEDLLPTMLAIIRLFDRHGNRKVLTQARLKFLVKKWGIAAFREAVREERRIVKLTASGEDLKAWQPPQDLPPPSLPSPPRKPFSFAPGFDAWRRTNLFRQKQEGYYTVAVRLPLGDITPEGLRALADIAETYAGEIRSAISQNLLLRFVPEDALGGLYEALLRVGLAHPEAHTILDITRCPGADTCNLAITRSRGLAQALEAHLHTLPLTHDPAVRSISIKISGCPNSCGQHHIADIGLYGSSRKVGENEVPHYTLLLGGRTREGEARFGQVVARIPARRTPEAVERILKRYQEEREQGESFQAYLDRVGAASFKPLLEDLQTIPSYEEAPEYYQDLGAEGETFRVQLGRGECAV; this is encoded by the coding sequence ATGGCAGGACTCAGCGCGGAGGTCGAAGCCGAAATCCAGTATCTGGAGGCCATGATTGCCCGCCTCGAGGCGGGGGAGGAAGACCCCGAGGACTTCCGGGTCTACCGCCTGAAAAACGGCATCTACGGCATTCGGGGAAGGCCAGAGCACCACATGGTGCGCATCAAACTCCCCGTGGGCCGGGTAAGCCCGGAGGCCCTAAGGGTTCTGGCAGAGGTGGCGGAGCGGTATGCAGAAAACCGTCTGGCCCACGTAACCACCCGGCAGGCGGTACAGCTCCACCACGTGCACCGAAGGGACGTACCCCACGTCCTCCGGGCTGTAAACAGGGTAGGCCTCACTACCCGCGAGGCCTGCGGCCACTCCATCCGAGCCATCACCTGCTGCCCGTACGCCGGAGTTTCCCCTGAAGAGCCTTTTGACGTGACTCCCTATGCCGAGGCCGCCTACCGCTACTTCCTCCGTCACCCCGTGGGGCAGAACCTGCCCCGCAAATTCAAGATTGCCTTTGAGGGGTGCGCCACAGACCATGCCCGTACCCCCATTCACGACATCGGGGTGGTGGCCGCGGTGGAGGGGGGCAAAAGGGGCTTCCGCCTTTATGTGGGCGGGGGCTTGGGAGCGGCTCCCATGAGCGCGGAACTTTTGGAACCCTTTACCCCAGAAGAGGACCTCCTCCCCACCATGCTGGCCATCATCCGCCTCTTTGACCGCCACGGTAACCGCAAGGTCCTAACCCAAGCCCGGCTCAAGTTTCTGGTAAAGAAGTGGGGAATTGCCGCCTTCCGCGAGGCGGTAAGGGAGGAAAGGCGGATCGTGAAGCTCACCGCAAGCGGTGAGGACCTAAAGGCCTGGCAACCTCCCCAGGACCTCCCACCCCCAAGCCTTCCCTCCCCTCCCAGGAAGCCCTTCTCCTTCGCTCCCGGGTTTGATGCCTGGCGCCGCACCAACCTCTTTCGTCAAAAGCAAGAGGGCTACTACACCGTGGCCGTGCGCCTTCCCCTTGGGGATATCACCCCGGAAGGGCTCAGGGCGCTGGCGGATATCGCCGAAACCTACGCTGGAGAAATAAGGAGTGCCATCAGCCAGAACTTACTCCTTCGCTTCGTGCCCGAGGACGCTTTGGGTGGGCTTTACGAAGCCCTGTTGCGGGTGGGCCTGGCCCATCCTGAGGCCCACACCATCCTGGACATAACCCGCTGCCCTGGAGCTGACACCTGCAACCTGGCCATCACCCGCTCCCGGGGACTGGCGCAGGCCCTGGAAGCGCACCTCCACACCCTTCCTCTGACCCATGATCCAGCGGTGCGGTCCATTAGCATCAAGATCTCCGGTTGCCCCAACTCCTGCGGTCAACACCACATAGCCGATATCGGCCTTTACGGCTCAAGCCGTAAGGTAGGGGAAAACGAAGTTCCTCACTACACCCTCCTCCTGGGGGGGCGCACCCGGGAGGGGGAGGCCCGTTTTGGCCAAGTAGTGGCTCGGATTCCTGCCCGGCGCACTCCTGAGGCGGTGGAAAGGATCCTGAAGCGCTACCAGGAGGAACGGGAGCAGGGCGAAAGTTTCCAGGCTTATTTGGACCGGGTGGGGGCCGCCTCCTTCAAGCCCCTTCTCGAGGACCTCCAGACTATTCCTTCCTATGAGGAAGCCCCAGAGTACTACCAGGACCTGGGGGCGGAAGGGGAAACCTTCCGGGTGCAGCTAGGCCGTGGGGAGTGCGCGGTGTAA
- the thiE gene encoding thiamine phosphate synthase has protein sequence MLGRLYLVVTPRPGWSMVEVLDRTERALAGGVEVVQLRAKDWEARPILDLGERMLALARRYGVPFFLNDRPDLAALLGADGVHLGQGDLTPAEARRFFQGMVGRSTHAPEQALRALEEGVDYLSIGPVWETPTKPGRQAAGLGYVRWARENLGERPWYAIGGITLENLGEVLEAGARRVVVVRAILDAENPERAAQAFRERLYGVA, from the coding sequence TTGCTGGGAAGGCTCTACCTGGTGGTGACCCCGAGGCCCGGTTGGTCCATGGTGGAGGTGCTGGATCGGACGGAACGGGCCCTGGCGGGTGGGGTGGAGGTCGTGCAGCTTCGGGCCAAGGACTGGGAGGCGAGGCCCATCCTGGACCTGGGGGAAAGGATGCTGGCCCTGGCCCGACGGTATGGGGTGCCCTTCTTCCTCAACGACCGGCCGGACCTGGCGGCTCTTCTGGGAGCGGATGGGGTGCACCTTGGCCAGGGGGACCTGACGCCCGCGGAGGCCCGGCGCTTCTTTCAGGGGATGGTGGGCCGCTCTACCCACGCTCCCGAACAGGCCCTAAGAGCCCTCGAGGAAGGAGTGGACTACCTCTCCATAGGCCCTGTGTGGGAAACCCCCACCAAGCCGGGGAGGCAGGCCGCGGGCCTGGGTTATGTGCGCTGGGCCCGGGAGAACCTGGGGGAGAGGCCCTGGTACGCCATCGGCGGCATCACCCTGGAGAACCTGGGGGAGGTTTTGGAGGCCGGGGCGCGCCGAGTTGTGGTGGTCCGCGCCATCCTGGACGCTGAGAACCCCGAGCGGGCGGCCCAGGCATTCAGGGAGCGGCTTTATGGTGTGGCTTAA
- a CDS encoding uroporphyrinogen-III synthase has product MRIAYAGLRRREEFKSLATKLGLIPLLLPVQATEKVPVPEYQDHLRRLGEGVDLFVATTGIGVRELLEGGRVLELDLKGSLEKALRLARGTKAARVLRDLGLAPHGVGDGTTPSLLPLLPQGPGVAALQLYGKPLPLLEQALEERGYEVLPLMPYRHLPDPEGIRLLEETILAKEVEAVAFVAAIQVEFLFEGARNPSDLRKTFQHEVKALAVGRVTADALREWGVQPFYVDEQERLGSMLQGFLRLYRGVA; this is encoded by the coding sequence ATGCGCATCGCCTATGCCGGCCTCAGGAGGAGGGAAGAGTTCAAATCCCTGGCGACAAAGCTAGGCTTAATCCCCCTCCTTCTCCCCGTTCAGGCCACGGAAAAGGTACCCGTTCCCGAATACCAGGACCATCTCCGGCGGCTGGGAGAAGGGGTGGATCTCTTCGTGGCCACCACCGGGATAGGGGTAAGGGAGCTTTTGGAAGGAGGGCGGGTTTTGGAACTAGACCTGAAGGGGAGCCTGGAGAAAGCCCTCCGCTTGGCCCGGGGGACCAAGGCCGCCCGGGTACTCAGGGACCTAGGGCTTGCCCCTCATGGGGTAGGAGACGGGACCACGCCAAGCCTCCTGCCTCTCCTACCCCAAGGGCCTGGAGTGGCCGCCCTCCAGCTTTACGGCAAGCCCCTACCCCTCCTGGAACAGGCGTTGGAGGAAAGGGGCTATGAGGTTCTCCCCCTCATGCCTTACCGCCACCTGCCGGACCCTGAGGGGATCCGCCTTCTGGAGGAGACCATTTTGGCCAAAGAGGTGGAAGCGGTAGCCTTTGTAGCCGCCATCCAGGTGGAATTCCTGTTTGAGGGAGCCCGGAACCCCTCGGACCTAAGGAAAACCTTCCAGCACGAGGTAAAGGCCCTGGCCGTGGGCCGGGTTACCGCGGATGCCTTAAGGGAGTGGGGGGTGCAGCCCTTCTACGTGGATGAGCAGGAGCGGCTAGGAAGCATGCTCCAGGGCTTCTTACGCCTGTACCGGGGGGTGGCATGA
- a CDS encoding phosphoadenylyl-sulfate reductase — MDKVTSAKALIRDALAEGQKPCFTCSFQAEDVVVLHLLLEEKPDIPVLFLDTGYHFPEVYAYRDALKEKLGFQLINLSPSLSREEQERLYGKLYETDPTRCCQIRKVDPLFRALEDYDTWFTGLRREQSPTRAHLKPREEAILESGHRLIKVNPLYDWTLKEVFAYLAVADLPHLPLYDQGYLSIGCAPCTAKPLDPKDPRSGRWVGKGKLECGIHLHGRRE, encoded by the coding sequence ATGGACAAGGTAACAAGCGCCAAGGCCCTTATCCGGGACGCCCTAGCGGAAGGCCAAAAGCCCTGCTTCACGTGCAGTTTCCAAGCAGAGGACGTGGTGGTGCTCCATCTCCTCTTGGAGGAGAAACCCGACATCCCCGTCCTCTTCCTGGACACCGGCTACCACTTCCCGGAGGTTTACGCCTACCGGGATGCCCTAAAGGAGAAGCTTGGCTTCCAGCTCATCAACCTCTCCCCAAGCCTTTCCCGGGAGGAGCAGGAACGCCTCTACGGGAAGCTCTACGAGACCGACCCCACCCGCTGCTGCCAGATCCGCAAGGTGGACCCGCTATTCCGGGCCCTCGAGGACTACGACACCTGGTTCACAGGGCTTAGACGGGAGCAGTCCCCCACCCGGGCCCACCTGAAGCCCCGGGAGGAAGCCATCCTCGAAAGCGGCCACCGCCTCATCAAGGTGAACCCCCTCTACGATTGGACCCTGAAGGAGGTCTTCGCCTATCTGGCTGTGGCCGATCTCCCCCACCTTCCCCTTTATGACCAAGGCTACCTCTCCATCGGCTGCGCTCCCTGTACGGCCAAGCCCCTAGACCCCAAGGACCCCCGCTCCGGCCGCTGGGTAGGCAAGGGCAAGCTGGAGTGTGGCATCCACCTGCACGGAAGGAGGGAGTAG
- the cobA gene encoding uroporphyrinogen-III C-methyltransferase — protein MAKVYLVGAGPGDPDLLTLKAYRLLREAPVVLHDRLVDGRILALIRGKRVEVGKAEGESGKQEAIHRLLLHYARTYPFVVRLKGGDPLVFGRGGEEVLFLSAHGVAVEVVPGVSSILATGLPLTHRGLSSGFAVVSGVLEGGGYPDLSTSAKVPTLVVLMGVRRRAWIAQELIRLGRDPKEPCLFVERATTPKEARVLSRLEEVAEGKVEVAAPAVWVIGKVVEVFDVLQKTPQAWALAEV, from the coding sequence ATGGCTAAGGTCTACCTGGTGGGAGCCGGGCCAGGAGATCCCGACCTCCTCACCCTGAAGGCCTACCGCCTCCTCAGAGAAGCCCCGGTGGTCCTCCACGACCGGCTGGTGGACGGGAGGATCCTGGCCCTAATCCGGGGGAAAAGGGTGGAGGTGGGCAAGGCGGAAGGGGAAAGCGGCAAGCAGGAAGCCATCCACCGGCTTCTCCTCCACTACGCCCGGACCTATCCCTTTGTGGTCCGGCTCAAGGGGGGGGACCCCCTCGTCTTCGGAAGAGGGGGCGAGGAGGTGCTTTTCCTCAGCGCCCATGGGGTGGCGGTGGAGGTAGTACCTGGGGTAAGCAGCATCCTGGCCACAGGACTTCCCCTAACCCACCGAGGCCTTAGCTCGGGCTTCGCGGTGGTCTCCGGGGTTTTAGAGGGTGGAGGATACCCGGACCTAAGCACCTCCGCCAAGGTACCCACCCTAGTGGTCCTCATGGGGGTGAGAAGGCGGGCATGGATTGCCCAAGAGCTCATCCGGTTGGGAAGGGATCCCAAGGAACCTTGCCTCTTCGTGGAGAGGGCCACCACCCCCAAGGAAGCGCGGGTGTTAAGCCGGCTGGAAGAGGTGGCGGAGGGGAAGGTGGAGGTGGCCGCCCCAGCGGTCTGGGTGATCGGCAAGGTGGTGGAGGTCTTTGACGTTCTCCAAAAAACACCACAGGCTTGGGCCCTTGCGGAGGTTTGA
- a CDS encoding thiazole synthase: MDTWKVGDIELESRLILGSGKFRDFGVMREAIKAAGAEVVTVAIRRVEARMPGHVGLLEALEGVRLLPNTAGARTAEEALRIARLGRVLTGERWVKLEVIPDPTYLLPDPVETLRAARMLIDEGFLVLPYIGPDLVLAKKLSEQGTATVMPLAAPIGSGWGVKTRALLELFAREKTSLPPVVVDAGLGLPSHAAEVMEMGLDAVLVNTAIAEAQDPVAMAEAFRLAVEAGRKAFLAGPMRPREVASPSSPMEGIPLGGPKP, translated from the coding sequence ATGGACACCTGGAAGGTCGGGGACATAGAGCTTGAAAGCCGTCTTATCCTGGGCTCGGGCAAGTTCCGGGACTTCGGGGTGATGCGGGAGGCCATAAAGGCTGCGGGGGCCGAGGTGGTCACCGTGGCCATCCGCCGGGTGGAGGCCAGGATGCCCGGGCATGTGGGTCTCCTCGAGGCCTTAGAGGGCGTGCGCCTCCTGCCCAACACAGCAGGTGCCAGGACGGCGGAGGAAGCGTTGAGGATAGCCCGGCTGGGCCGGGTCCTCACCGGGGAGAGGTGGGTGAAGCTGGAGGTGATCCCTGACCCCACCTATCTCCTCCCCGATCCCGTGGAGACCCTGAGGGCGGCGAGGATGCTCATCGATGAGGGCTTCCTGGTCCTGCCCTACATCGGTCCTGACCTCGTCCTGGCCAAGAAGCTTTCGGAGCAGGGCACGGCTACGGTGATGCCCCTGGCGGCCCCCATCGGCTCCGGCTGGGGGGTGAAGACCCGGGCCCTTTTGGAGCTCTTCGCCCGGGAGAAGACCTCATTGCCCCCGGTGGTGGTGGATGCAGGGCTTGGCCTCCCTTCCCATGCAGCGGAGGTGATGGAGATGGGTTTGGACGCCGTGCTGGTGAATACCGCCATTGCCGAGGCCCAAGATCCCGTGGCCATGGCTGAGGCCTTTCGTTTGGCTGTGGAGGCGGGGAGGAAAGCCTTTTTGGCCGGCCCCATGCGACCCCGGGAGGTGGCGAGCCCCTCGAGCCCCATGGAGGGCATCCCTTTGGGAGGTCCTAAGCCGTGA